The following proteins are encoded in a genomic region of Coffea eugenioides isolate CCC68of chromosome 6, Ceug_1.0, whole genome shotgun sequence:
- the LOC113773907 gene encoding uncharacterized protein LOC113773907, with the protein MDKTWMKISNRKDKAYELGVKNFLKFAYSQKVENQKIPCPCTQCNNFCNQTKTVVEDHLLTQGIRKSYTRWIHHGEQFRHQNCGDSTKHGDGEEDSDTEDLNDMLHDIGTAQWGDNWAGREESTDDSLNANHSDTNNFLKLLEDAKKELYPGNHFYSKLSFVVTLLHLKTMSGWTIKSFNALLEIFSHALPPEATVPKSFADAKKLIRDLGFKSEKIHACVNDCVLFRKENENFDTCPNLNCKEPRYKMAGSRVPRKVLRYFPLKPRLQRLYTHKEIASDMRWHKEKCVHDDNIMRHPADSEAWKHFDRLHPDFAVDPRNVRLGLATDGFNPFGTMISAYSIWPIYLVPYNLPPWKCMRDPFFFLSMLIPGPKSPGNEIDVYMEPLIDELNEMWLGVETYDAYSGKKFDLRAALLWTINDFPAYAMLSGWSTKRYQACPICMVETTCVHLPHRKKLCYTGHRRFLPIDHSWRREKKPFDGNVDFRNHVAPLSGNEILDQVQNMEVNFGKTKAQSNAKKRKRSESGLNWTKKSCFFELPYWADLLLRHNLDLMHVSKNVSEAIIATIMDIENKTKDHWLCRQDLKDLGLKKELHLIPNGDSYIMPHACYSLTKEEKKKVCEFLNSVKYLDGFASNICRCIKNGQFQISGMKSHDFHIFIQRLLLLAIRESLTKEVRQVLFELSEFFKKLCARTLHREVLEELGQKIAVILCKLERLFPPAFFDIMMHLMVHLPTEAILGGPAQYRWMFLFER; encoded by the coding sequence ATGGATAAAACTTGGATGAAGATTAGCAATAGGAAGGACAAGGCTTATGAACTCGGAGTCAAAAATTTCCTCAAGTTTGCATATTCtcaaaaagttgaaaatcaGAAAATCCCATGCCCATGTACACAATGCAATAATTTTTGTAACCAAACTAAAACAGTTGTGGAGGATCACTTATTGACTCAAGGCATTCGTAAAAGCTACACAAGATGGATACACCATGGGGAACAATTTCGACACCAAAATTGTGGGGATAGTACTAAACATGGGGATGGAGAGGAGGATAGTGATACTGAAGATTTAAATGACATGTTGCACGATATTGGGACAGCACAATGGGGGGACAATTGGGCTGGTAGGGAAGAATCAACGGATGATAGTCTAAATGCGAATCATAGTGACACAAATAACTTTCTTAAATTGTTAGAAGATGCAAAAAAGGAGCTGTATCCAGGGAATCATTTTTACTCAAAGTTATCCTTTGTAGTCACTTTGCTCCATTTGAAAACAATGAGCGGGTGGACCATAAAGTCCTTCAATgcattgctggaaatttttagCCATGCACTACCTCCTGAAGCCACAGTTCCCAAGTCTTTTGCTGATGCTAAGAAGCTCATTCGAGACTTAGGTTTTAAATCTGAAAAAATCCATGCTTGTGTCAATGATTGTGTTCTCTTCCgcaaggaaaatgaaaattttgacacTTGTCCAAATCTAAATTGTAAAGAACCTCGCTACAAGATGGCAGGTTCAAGAGTTCCACGCAAAGTTTTGCGTTACTTTCCTTTGAAACCTAGGCTGCAACGATTATATACCCACAAAGAAATAGCTTCAGATATGAGATGGCATAAAGAAAAGTGTGTGCATGATGATAACATCATGCGGCATCCAGCAGACAGTGAAGCATGGAAACACTTTGATAGGTTGCATCCGGACTTTGCCGTTGATCCTAGAAATGTGAGGTTAGGTCTTGCAACTGATGGTTTCAATCCTTTTGGGACCATGATTAGTGCTTATAGCATCTGGCCTATTTATCTAGTGCCATACAATCTGCCCCCTTGGAAGTGTATGAGagatcctttctttttcctatcAATGCTAATTCCTGGGCCTAAATCCCCGGGAAATGAGATTGATGTTTACATGGAGCCTCTAATAGATGAACTGAATGAAATGTGGCTTGGTGTTGAAACATATGATGCATATAGTGGCAAGAAATTTGACCTCCGGGCAGCTTTACTATGGACTATAAATGATTTTCCAGCTTATGCAATGCTGTCCGGATGGAGTACGAAAAGGTATCAAGCATGTCCTATTTGCATGGTTGAGACAACTTGCGTACATTTACCACACCGAAAAAAGTTGTGTTACACAGGTCATCGCCGCTTCTTACCCATTGACCATTCTTGGCGGCGAGAAAAAAAACCTTTCGATGGCAATGTGGACTTTAGGAATCATGTTGCACCTTTATctggaaatgaaattttggatcaGGTACAAAATATGGAGGTAAATTTTGGGAAGACCAAGGCGCAATCCAATGCAAAGAAACGCAAGCGTTCTGAGAGTGGTTTGAACTGGACAAAGAAAAGTTGTTTCTTTGAGTTACCATATTGGGCAGACCTCCTTCTTAGGCATAATTTGGATTTAATGCATGTGTCAAAAAATGTCTCAGAGGCTATCATTGCCACAATTATGGATATTGAAAACAAAACCAAAGACCACTGGTTGTGTCGTCAAGATTTGAAGGATTTGGGTTTGAAAAAAGAGCTACATTTGATTCCAAATGGCGACTCTTATATCATGCCACATGCCTGTTACAGCCTAACCaaggaggagaaaaaaaaagtatgtgAGTTCTTGAATTCTGTCAAATATCTAGATGGGTTTGCCTCAAACATTTGCCGATGTATAAAGAATGGCCAGTTTCAAATTTCTGGAATGAAAAGTCATGACTTCCACATTTTTATACAAAGGCTACTCCTACTTGCAATCCGTGAAAGTTTAACAAAAGAAGTTCGGCAAGTGCTATTCGAGTTAAGTGAATTCTTCAAAAAATTATGTGCTAGAACATTACATAGAGAGGTTCTGGAGGAGTTAGGCCAAAAAATTGCAGTCATCTTATGTAAATTAGAGAGGTTGTTCCCTCCAGCTTTCTTCGATATAATGATGCACTTGATGGTTCACTTGCCTACTGAAGCTATCCTTGGCGGTCCAGCTCAATATCGTTGGATGTTCCTATTTGAGAGGTAG